The Portunus trituberculatus isolate SZX2019 chromosome 49, ASM1759143v1, whole genome shotgun sequence genome contains a region encoding:
- the LOC123499353 gene encoding delta-aminolevulinic acid dehydratase-like, with translation MSSYEPPAKRVLHSSYFNPTLRQWQSSNTEIHPWNLMYPIFVVDEPDAVQPISSLPGVNRYGVNKLVDALTPLVQNGLSSVLLFGVPTNMPKDEIGISADTPDTPVIVAIKLLREAFPNLVVACDVCLCAYTNHGHCGILNEDGTINNASSIKRLAEQATSYAKAGAQIVAPSDMMDGRIGAIKAKLKTADLSSQVSVLSYAVKFASSFYGPFREAAKSAPAFGDRRCYQLPPGSSGLAKRAAERDVEEGADMLMVKPGISYLDVVRQTKDSYPYHPLFIYQVSGEYAMLYHGSQAGAFNLRTTLMEVLTSMRRAGADVIISYYTPKILEWLKEDKNSA, from the exons ATGTCATCTTATGAGCCCCCTGCAAAGAGAGTACTGCACAGCAGTTACTTCAATCCTACACTGCGGCAATGGCAGTCTTCCAATACAGAGATTCACCCATGGAACCTGATGTACCCTATCTTTGTTGT TGATGAACCAGATGCTGTGCAGCCAATCAGCAGCCTTCCTGGGGTGAATCGTTATGGAGTCAATAAGCTTGTTGATGCTTTGACACCATTGGTGCAGAATGGGCTCTCCTCT GTGCTCCTATTTGGAGTGCCAACCAATATGCCAAAAGATGAGATTGGTATAAGCGCTGATACCCCAGACACACCAGTCATTGTGGCTATTAAGTTGCTGCGTGAGGCATTTCCAAACCTTGTAGTGGCATGTGAT gtgtgtctgtgtgcataCACTAACCATGGCCACTGTGGCATCCTGAATGAGGATGGAACCATAAACAACGCCAGTAGCATCAAACGTCTGGCAGAGCAGGCTACATCCTATGCTAAAGCAG GTGCTCAAATTGTTGCTCCATCTGACATGATGGATGGCAGGATCGGTGCAATCAAGGCAAAGCTGAAGACAGCTGATTTAAGCAGTCAAGTGTCAGTCCTCTCTTATGCTGTCAAATTTGCATCCTCCTTCTATGGCCCATTCAGAGAGGCTGCCAAGTCTGCTCCGGCCTTTGGTGACCGCCGATGTTACCAGCTGCCCCCAGGATCATCAGGACTGGCCAAGAGAGCTGCT GAGCGTGATGTGGAGGAAGGAGCAGACATGCTGATGGTGAAGCCTGGTATATCTTACCTTGATGTTGTCAGGCAAACCAAAGACAGCTACCCTTATCAccctctttttatctatcaG GTATCAGGAGAGTATGCTATGCTCTACCATGGGAGCCAAGCCGGTGCCTTCAACCTGAGAACTACACTCATGGAAGTCCTCACCAGCATGCGACGTGCAG